One region of Armigeres subalbatus isolate Guangzhou_Male chromosome 3, GZ_Asu_2, whole genome shotgun sequence genomic DNA includes:
- the LOC134222456 gene encoding uncharacterized protein LOC134222456 gives MEKIIDESRALPAFRCEEIDKNQLAKEWKAWKSALEIYFDAYDVSDQRKMRAKLLHLGGKQLQRVYENLPDNNKIPLVSTKENWYDVAVEKLDAYFEPGRQYILERCRLRKIKQEKNERFSHFVMRIRQQLSDCGFEKYSSEVKDVLTELFVIDTIVEGCLSDELRRRILQNDRSLSEIVEMGAMMEGVEQQIKDIGSLNSTDTTEKVFQVKTERIVKNRTPYTERSRSYYSSLKPNVKSFSCYRCGTQGHVGSSEMCKARDQICRRCKKVGHFEAVCRTRTYASTSASDVIKAKKVHLVERTEAHQQIQNPLEHKAPTQSNDSKKAANAVC, from the exons ATGGAGAAAATC ATTGATGAATCGCGGGCGCTTCCGGCGTTCCGATGCGAGGAGATTGATAAAAATCAATTAGCAAAGGAATGGAAGGCTTGGAAGTCAGCATTGGAGATTTACTTCGACGCTTACGACGTGTCGGATCAACGTAAAATGCGGGCTAAATTGTTGCATCTGGGCGGAAAACAATTACAGCGAGTATATGAGAACTTGCCAGATAATAACAAGATTCCGTTGGTATCGACAAAGGAAAACTGGTACGACGTGGCTGTAGAGAAGCTGGATGCATACTTCGAGCCGGGACGCCAATATATACTAGAGCGCTGCCGATTGCGGAAAATAAAACAGGAGAAGAATGAACGGTTTTCGCACTTTGTAATGCGCATCAGGCAGCAACTCTCTGATTGCGGATTCGAGAAGTACTCGTCGGAAGTAAAAGATGTTCTCACGGAATTATTCGTAATCGACACCATCGTTGAAGGATGCCTTTCAGATGAACTTCGACGTCGAATCCTACAAAATGATAGATCGTTGTCAGAAATTGTGGAAATGGGTGCAATGATGGAAGGAGTCGAGCAGCAGATTAAGGATATTGGATCGTTAAATTCAACGGACACAACAGAGAAAGTATTTCAAGTTAAGACGGAACGAATAGTCAAGAATCGGACGCCGTATACAGAACGAAGCCGTTCTTATTACAGTTCTTTGAAACCCAACGTAAAATCATTCTCCTGTTACCGTTGTGGGACGCAGGGCCATGTTGGATCATCTGAAATGTGCAAGGCTCGCGATCAAATTTGTCGACGGTGTAAGAAAGTAGGACATTTTGAAGCTGTATGTCGCACACGTACTTATGCATCCACTTCCGCATCGGATGTAATAAAGGCCAAGAAGGTTCATCTGGTCGAAAGAACCGAGGCTCACCAACAAATTCAGAACCCGTTGGAACATAAAGCTCCGACACAATCAAATGACTCGAAG AAGGCGGCCAACGCTGTCTGCTAG